The nucleotide window AGCAGCTACCACACCATATGGCTCCTTAGATGTTATGTTGAGCTGGCCGGGGGTATTCCAGCTAGATGACCCTTGGACGGTCCAGCCCGCTTCAGCAAAGTAGGAGAATGCATCAGCTGCCACGCTCGCATCGATGTAGCGGGACACTGGCTTCCCGGAAGACAATGCCTCTAAGCGGGCGAACTCTTGTTCGTGCTCACGGATGAGGGAGGCTAGTTTATGAAAGTATTTGCCTCTTTGGGTAGGTGAGAGATCCCTCCACGCAGGGAATGCGGCTTTCGCACCTGCAACGGCATCGTTCACGTCGGCTTTGTTTGCTTCGTGGACTAACAGTGTGTAAGTTCTGCTGGACTTTGATATAGCCTTGCTAACATACCATCCGCAGCTAGCTCTTGAGTAAAGGGATTGATCACAGGAAAAGTTTTGTCATCTGACGAGGGTCGAAACTATGATTTGAAACTGCAATGAGTACGGAAACAACCATTTGCAGGACATCGACCCTACCTCGCCGTTGATGAAAAGCCGCGTCTCGATTGGAGTCTGGgtatcatcaatcatcatgaagTGATAGTGTCGACTAGGAAAGCACAATTACACCCTAGCAGAATCTAGCACAATGACTTCAGTATGTTCGAAAAATCAATCATTATATGCATGTCATAGCCATGCTGGCAGTAGAGTTGACTCATTCTAATACCAAGTGTAACCAAGTTAGCTTGGCTGTTGACGCGTACAGGGCTCTGAAAGCAGGTCATCTACACATATAGCATGGAAGCAACCTGCGTCTCAAGGAACTTCACGTGAATATTGCTATGTATCTGGAGAAATGGGCAATAAAGCTCTACCGTTGTCGAGGTGGCATACAATGTCCCAGGTAACTTTTCTCAACTTCCTGGTACGAAAACGCCACCCCCGATCAACTCGGACAACACTACTATTGATTATCTGGAAAAGCAAGGCTAAACAAGGCAATCCAAGTTGCTTTTGATATCTCATAAAGGGTTTCATTATATCATACATAGCGTGTTTATGGAGCCAGTCCCTCACGCTTCAAATCCTGGATACCCAAAGTATCCTGATCACCAGGGCGACGCTCAGAGTCCAGCTTCACCTTGTCCTCAGGGCCACCAGGGCCGTTGAATTGTCCAGCCTTTGCGAGTCTGGAAAGCCAAATCATATTAGTACAACCCATACTTGATGGATGACACTGTGTGGGTGACAGAAGACTCACCGGCCGCGATCATCACGActgcctccctcctcttctgggaTGGGCTTGCGGTCGCTGCCGGAAGCGCCTGCTTCTCTGCCAGTACGAATGCCTGTCTCGAACTTCCTGTCCACCATCTCGTTCACTCCAGACTCAAGGGCTGCAATTGTTCAGTACAAGGTTGTCGCAAAGGGTGGTGTGTGATCTCTAGACGATAGACATACTGGAATCGCTTTTAGGACCAAGGCCCTGCTTGGCCTGGTAGGAGTTGAGGTCCTTTTCGGCATCGTAAGCAATGCGAACCTTGTCGTAGTCGCTCATTGTGGTAGTGATAGTAGAGTTTGTTTTTGAGTGCTTAACAAGAGACTTGATAGAGTTTCTTTAATGGTGAGCGCTACAGAGTAAGTAGCAACAAATAGTCCGAACTATATATGTGCCATCTTCAgtgtcttcgtcgtcagGGACACTATGAGTATTGCATCATCCTACATCATAGATATGTAACGAGCAGTGCAGGAGTCTCCAGTCGAACCCCATTTCTTACTGCTGGAACCTGGTCTCGACATCCAACCCAAAGAGGTGGCCAGTTGGGATATGATATCATCACCCCCGTTACATCAAACCTCAGGCTCTACCCTTAAATCCAGCCCTAAGTAGTCATGTTCGATCGGGACTAGCTGCCAGGGTCCGGCCCTAGGGTTTTTCGGAAAGGAACAACCATGACCCGGACGGTCCCTCCTCGGCGGGGAAACCCGAAGGAGAGAATCCGTGAAGCCCGATGACTGGCGGCGAAGCTTGCCTTGGCCTTCATTGTTGCTTTGCTCCCTTCCCCGTCAAAGGATCCGATTTCGTGTCGACAGCCGGGATTTGAGACACCAAGCCTATCTCTCTGTCCCATCTATATATCAAGTGGTCAGAGGCCCTGTTCTGGCCGTTCTTCGGTTTGGATCCAATTACCTTCCGAGctactactttgtagtagtagtgacatcccccctccttgACAGCTTCAAGCTGCCGACAATCATACATCCCATACAATGGCCCCAATCGTCGAGTTGGCTGGGGAGGCCAACCCCCTGACCCCGCATAATGTTCTCAATGCACTGGTTCTTGCAGCTAGCTCAACTCAGCAACAGGTGCAATCGGGCACCCAGCAACTCCAGAAttgggagaagcaggagggtTACTATACTTCGCTTCAGGTATATacctcatcttccctccaccttGTGCTTTTCTCTACCACTCTATGCTCACGCAGTGCAGGATGTATTTCTGGACCATTCTGTTCCCCCTGAAGTTCGctacctctccatcatccagtTGAAGAACGGCATCGACAAGTATTGGCGAAAGACTGCGACAAAGTATGCGCGTTTTTACCCCCCTCGGATCGATACGTTGTGCAACAACAGACTGACCTCCTCAAGTGCCatcaaaaaggaagaaaaagaacgcATAAAGACTAGGGCCTTACAAGCGGGTGTTGTCGAGCCGGctcctcttctggctcttcACAATGCGTTGATGATCGCTAAGATCATGCGCTATGAATTCCCCCAGGACTGGTGAGTGCGGACGCGCTGGGAATTTACCTTGCATTGTTATTGATCTTGTCTAGGCCGGATGCTATCACCTCACTCATTGCCCTCCTCCGCTCGTCTACCCAGC belongs to Aspergillus luchuensis IFO 4308 DNA, chromosome 3, nearly complete sequence and includes:
- a CDS encoding uncharacterized protein (COG:S;~EggNog:ENOG410PU0Y), which translates into the protein MSDYDKVRIAYDAEKDLNSYQAKQGLGPKSDSTLESGVNEMVDRKFETGIRTGREAGASGSDRKPIPEEEGGSRDDRGRLAKAGQFNGPGGPEDKVKLDSERRPGDQDTLGIQDLKREGLAP